A single window of uncultured Pseudodesulfovibrio sp. DNA harbors:
- a CDS encoding FAD-dependent oxidoreductase — protein sequence MRKQYGAMVVGAGIGGIRAALDLAVTGHKVALIDRRPNHGGILSQLDHQFPSDHCGMCKMLPLMSRDSSSQYCLRKGLFHDNIDILLSTEVAEVEGEPGKFFVSLNRTSPLVDPTKCVSCGKCSEVCPVRVDSEFNAGLTQRAAIYLPVPHAIPNQYVLDLDNCLRCWKCHEVCPTGAIDFKFEERKDFHILVVDRDEMVQEMMQGSLDEQNFPLHFTASGREAVDQLAETDQFRLVLLGLNINDMDAERVLTRCQELHPDMPVVILADSSQEETASALVMQGAREYLTKPLTAKKFVPWLDKLFVRILSDTVEELEVGAIVLAGGFECYDPKTDPSASSEIWNYNHPGVLTAVEFERLLSGTGPTGGKLLRPGDDKPVKKIAWIQCVGSRDVQRNADFCSGICCMFSIKESLLAKKVTNGAVETSIFYMDMRTAGKGYQRYRINAEKEEGVRFVRSRPHSLLPTDNGQDIKLEYFAEDGTMVTEIYDMVVLAVGARPPKNTDTFAQTIGIDLNQWGFADTQPYSPERTSAVGIFAAGAFGEPKDISESVIHAGAAAQAASRIIKAYDVLAGIEDELDPEFPDVSREPPRTLVAVCASCPTLEQSVDIEALSQRMANVHSVCKVVSVGSACTVEGWGDIEQAAIEFKPNRIIIGACMPYAYIPRLKELGKTIGLNPALMDVVDIYTPTFGPETDARTAEKEIYASLSTAVARLQGVDPTPPPNMVDVERSALVVGGGLAGMTAAMSIADQGYGVCLVESEEELGGMAMRLHTQLDGSDPHKYMEELIAQVEKHPNIRVLKDSRVVLSRGSAGRFRSAIASPEGVFPLEHGVSILATGAHEAKVYESGLCVHKSVMTHFALEEQLATGQLDAGILSSVAMIQCWRKPGEDRTYCSKVCCPEMVKNVLALKERNPDLPIYVFYRDIMMPGFLETYYTQARKAGAIFIRYEQDEPPQVKFEEGKPVITAYDPILRENIVLRPDILSLSSGMEPNDMDDIQEVFGVEINEDGFYQEADFKWRPVDFLKQGVYACGTGLAPRRMGESVASAKAAAQRALRILNAETIARETVVASVRHSLCSLCQACVAACPYGARVLDMELGQIQVDEILCQGCGSCAAVCPNSATVLKGFHDGPMMSVIDAALEEPA from the coding sequence ATGAGGAAGCAATACGGAGCAATGGTGGTAGGCGCAGGAATCGGTGGTATACGCGCCGCCCTCGACCTGGCTGTTACTGGTCACAAGGTCGCTCTTATCGACCGCCGTCCAAATCACGGTGGAATTTTGAGTCAACTTGACCACCAATTCCCGTCCGATCATTGCGGTATGTGTAAAATGCTGCCGCTTATGTCACGAGATTCATCCAGCCAGTATTGTCTACGCAAAGGGCTGTTTCACGATAATATTGACATTCTTCTTTCTACCGAGGTGGCAGAAGTTGAGGGTGAACCGGGCAAGTTTTTTGTCTCGTTAAACCGAACTTCACCTCTGGTGGACCCGACGAAATGTGTCAGTTGCGGCAAGTGTTCAGAGGTGTGTCCTGTGCGTGTGGACAGTGAATTCAACGCTGGATTGACACAGCGAGCGGCTATTTATCTGCCGGTTCCGCACGCCATCCCCAATCAGTATGTGCTGGATTTGGACAACTGCCTGCGTTGTTGGAAGTGTCATGAAGTGTGTCCTACCGGGGCCATTGATTTTAAATTCGAAGAGCGCAAGGATTTTCATATCCTTGTGGTTGATCGAGATGAAATGGTTCAGGAAATGATGCAGGGAAGTCTCGATGAACAGAATTTCCCCCTTCATTTTACCGCAAGTGGGCGTGAGGCTGTGGATCAGCTCGCTGAAACCGATCAATTCAGACTTGTCCTGCTTGGATTAAATATCAATGACATGGACGCTGAACGTGTCCTGACACGTTGTCAGGAACTTCATCCAGATATGCCAGTGGTCATTTTGGCAGACAGTAGTCAGGAAGAGACTGCTTCAGCTCTTGTTATGCAGGGTGCACGTGAATATTTGACTAAGCCATTGACTGCAAAGAAATTTGTGCCGTGGCTCGATAAATTATTCGTGCGTATTCTGTCCGACACAGTCGAGGAACTGGAAGTCGGAGCTATTGTCTTGGCTGGTGGATTTGAGTGTTATGATCCGAAGACTGATCCTTCCGCTTCGTCGGAAATTTGGAATTATAACCATCCTGGCGTACTCACGGCGGTAGAATTCGAACGACTTCTAAGCGGGACCGGTCCTACCGGAGGTAAGTTGTTGCGTCCCGGTGATGACAAGCCCGTCAAAAAGATTGCATGGATTCAGTGTGTCGGCTCACGCGATGTGCAGAGGAATGCGGACTTCTGTTCTGGTATATGCTGTATGTTTTCCATCAAGGAATCATTGCTCGCTAAAAAAGTGACCAATGGTGCTGTGGAGACCTCCATCTTTTACATGGACATGCGTACGGCAGGAAAGGGGTATCAACGCTATCGCATCAATGCTGAAAAGGAAGAGGGCGTGCGTTTTGTCCGCAGCCGTCCTCATTCCCTCTTGCCGACGGATAACGGGCAGGACATCAAGCTTGAGTACTTTGCCGAAGACGGGACTATGGTCACTGAAATCTATGACATGGTTGTTTTGGCCGTGGGCGCTCGTCCGCCAAAGAATACAGACACCTTCGCGCAAACTATCGGCATTGATCTTAATCAATGGGGTTTTGCAGATACGCAACCGTATTCACCGGAACGTACAAGCGCGGTCGGTATTTTTGCCGCCGGGGCGTTTGGTGAACCCAAGGACATCTCCGAATCCGTGATTCATGCAGGGGCCGCAGCGCAAGCCGCGTCCCGCATCATCAAGGCATATGACGTGCTGGCGGGTATTGAGGACGAACTTGACCCCGAGTTCCCAGACGTTTCGCGTGAGCCACCTCGTACATTGGTGGCAGTCTGTGCATCCTGTCCTACTTTGGAGCAATCTGTGGATATCGAGGCGCTGAGTCAGCGTATGGCTAATGTGCATTCGGTATGCAAGGTTGTAAGTGTAGGAAGTGCCTGCACCGTAGAAGGGTGGGGCGATATTGAACAGGCGGCCATAGAGTTTAAGCCGAACCGTATTATCATCGGTGCGTGTATGCCTTACGCCTACATTCCCCGTCTCAAGGAATTGGGCAAGACCATTGGTCTCAATCCCGCACTTATGGATGTGGTGGATATTTATACACCGACCTTTGGCCCGGAAACAGACGCACGAACAGCGGAGAAGGAAATTTACGCATCCTTGTCCACGGCTGTTGCTCGGTTGCAAGGAGTCGACCCAACACCGCCACCTAATATGGTTGACGTAGAACGGTCGGCCTTGGTTGTCGGTGGTGGATTGGCGGGTATGACAGCGGCCATGTCCATTGCAGATCAGGGTTACGGAGTTTGTTTAGTGGAATCCGAGGAAGAACTCGGGGGCATGGCTATGCGACTGCATACACAACTTGATGGTTCCGATCCTCACAAGTACATGGAAGAACTCATCGCACAGGTGGAAAAGCATCCAAATATCAGGGTGCTCAAGGATTCACGTGTCGTGCTGTCTCGAGGCAGTGCAGGACGGTTCCGTTCAGCCATCGCCAGCCCGGAAGGAGTCTTCCCGCTTGAGCATGGTGTATCCATTCTCGCTACAGGCGCACACGAGGCCAAGGTCTATGAAAGTGGTCTGTGCGTACACAAGTCGGTGATGACTCATTTCGCATTGGAAGAACAGCTAGCTACAGGTCAGCTTGATGCAGGCATACTTTCTTCGGTTGCCATGATTCAGTGTTGGCGCAAACCCGGTGAGGACCGCACCTATTGCAGCAAGGTCTGTTGCCCGGAAATGGTTAAGAATGTACTTGCTCTCAAGGAGCGCAACCCCGATTTACCGATATACGTGTTCTACCGTGATATCATGATGCCTGGTTTCCTTGAGACCTACTACACGCAGGCGCGGAAGGCCGGAGCCATCTTCATTCGATATGAACAGGATGAACCTCCACAGGTGAAATTTGAGGAAGGCAAACCGGTTATTACGGCCTACGACCCCATTCTCAGAGAAAATATCGTTCTTAGGCCGGATATCCTGTCACTTTCGAGTGGCATGGAACCTAATGACATGGATGATATCCAAGAAGTTTTTGGTGTGGAGATCAACGAAGACGGTTTCTATCAGGAAGCTGACTTCAAGTGGCGGCCCGTGGATTTCCTTAAGCAGGGTGTCTACGCGTGCGGAACAGGTTTGGCTCCCCGTCGAATGGGAGAATCTGTCGCTTCTGCCAAGGCAGCTGCTCAACGCGCACTGAGAATTCTCAATGCAGAAACCATTGCCCGCGAAACCGTCGTGGCCTCTGTCCGACACTCTTTGTGTTCATTGTGTCAGGCGTGTGTCGCGGCCTGTCCATATGGAGCACGTGTGCTTGATATGGAACTCGGTCAGATTCAGGTGGACGAAATTCTGTGTCAGGGCTGCGGTTCCTGTGCAGCAGTCTGTCCCAACAGCGCCACGGTCCTTAAAGGATTCCACGACGGGCCGATGATGTCTGTCATTGACGCAGCACTCGAAGAACCGGCGTAA
- a CDS encoding Coenzyme F420 hydrogenase/dehydrogenase, beta subunit C-terminal domain, producing MATTVKIQVENINPVVAIQGFLRGLLEDESLGGVVVPVHLFDKGIPMPTLVTDPDQLSGADPLAPAFPMNSAKLLSRLTRGQSGERIAVVMRPCEIRAFVELVKLNQGSLDDVIIVGVDCMGAYDNTGYKTFVGDRDSFEATLAFQGQHGGANETALNGVDIAPACKSCEFPAPTNADIVIGIAGADLHDAIPVMADSARGEALLNSLGLPDMETNGRDGVLESLIKVRTEHRDAMIEATQAATGTLSDLSEYLSSCVNCYNCRVACPVCYCKECVFNTDVFEHKPWQYMGWAKRKGSLKLPTDTIFYHLTRMAHMSMACVGCGQCSNACPNGIPVMELFRTVAARTQKSFDYEPGRSLEESPPLSVFKEDEFQDTVSHMA from the coding sequence ATGGCGACCACTGTGAAAATACAAGTTGAAAATATCAATCCGGTTGTGGCGATCCAGGGCTTTTTGCGCGGCTTGCTGGAAGACGAGTCGTTAGGCGGAGTTGTGGTACCGGTCCACCTGTTCGACAAAGGAATTCCCATGCCCACGCTGGTAACTGATCCAGATCAACTTTCAGGTGCTGATCCATTAGCTCCGGCATTTCCCATGAACAGTGCAAAACTACTTTCGCGATTGACACGAGGGCAATCTGGCGAGCGCATTGCCGTTGTCATGCGACCTTGTGAGATTCGTGCATTCGTGGAGCTGGTCAAACTCAATCAGGGTAGTCTCGACGACGTCATTATCGTGGGAGTGGACTGTATGGGGGCCTACGACAACACCGGTTATAAGACTTTTGTTGGTGATCGGGATTCGTTTGAGGCGACGCTCGCCTTCCAAGGGCAACATGGTGGAGCGAATGAAACTGCGTTGAACGGCGTGGATATCGCTCCGGCCTGTAAATCCTGTGAATTCCCGGCTCCAACCAATGCGGATATCGTTATTGGAATTGCCGGTGCAGATCTGCACGATGCTATTCCTGTCATGGCTGACAGTGCGCGAGGCGAAGCTTTGCTTAATAGCCTTGGATTGCCCGACATGGAAACCAATGGGCGCGACGGGGTACTCGAATCGCTTATCAAGGTCCGTACTGAACATCGTGACGCCATGATTGAAGCAACTCAGGCTGCTACCGGAACACTGTCGGATTTGTCGGAGTATCTGTCGAGTTGCGTGAATTGCTACAACTGTCGAGTGGCCTGTCCAGTCTGCTACTGCAAGGAATGTGTGTTTAATACTGACGTGTTCGAACATAAGCCGTGGCAGTACATGGGCTGGGCCAAGCGTAAGGGAAGTCTCAAGTTGCCCACCGACACCATCTTTTATCATCTGACCCGTATGGCGCATATGTCCATGGCCTGTGTGGGGTGTGGACAGTGTTCCAATGCTTGTCCTAACGGCATCCCCGTAATGGAGTTGTTCCGTACTGTCGCAGCTCGGACACAGAAGAGCTTTGACTATGAGCCGGGCAGAAGTCTGGAAGAATCGCCGCCGCTTTCGGTTTTCAAGGAAGACGAGTTCCAGGACACAGTGTCGCACATGGCCTAA
- a CDS encoding hydrogenase iron-sulfur subunit — MSSEFEPTILAFVCNWCTYTAADLAGTSRMVQQPNLRLVRVMCTGMVDPKYIVKSLLSGADGVLVSGCHPGDCHYINGNYKARRRVKLLNEILPQFGVERERVKLTWVGASEGNEFAETVNSFINEIRELGPMEARSMAVV, encoded by the coding sequence ATGAGTAGTGAATTTGAACCGACCATTCTGGCTTTTGTCTGCAATTGGTGCACCTACACCGCAGCAGATCTCGCCGGAACGTCGAGAATGGTACAACAGCCAAATTTACGATTAGTACGCGTTATGTGTACCGGCATGGTGGACCCTAAGTACATTGTGAAGTCGCTTCTTTCCGGGGCTGACGGAGTGCTTGTCAGTGGGTGTCATCCCGGTGATTGCCATTATATCAACGGCAACTACAAAGCCCGGCGTCGGGTTAAGCTTCTCAATGAAATCCTGCCTCAGTTTGGTGTTGAACGGGAGCGCGTCAAGCTGACTTGGGTGGGAGCGAGTGAAGGGAATGAATTTGCGGAAACGGTAAATTCTTTCATTAACGAAATCAGAGAACTCGGTCCCATGGAAGCGCGTTCCATGGCCGTGGTTTAG
- a CDS encoding CoB--CoM heterodisulfide reductase iron-sulfur subunit A family protein, with protein sequence MGNKIGVYICHCGSNIAGKVDCEDVARYAGKLKDVAVSRDYQFMCSDPGQEMVIKDIREYGLNRVVVASCSPRLHEKTFQKACARAGLNPYLMQHACIREHCSWTTADPDEATAKAKHIVEAAVDRVGDHEKLFSREVDVLPDVMVVGAGIAGIQASLDIAKSGHKVHLVEKSPSIGGHMAQFDKTFPTLDCAACISTPKMVAVSQEPNINLMTWSEVEDVSGFVGNYTVTVKHKPRYVNEAVCTGCGACLEKCPTKALNEFNEGLSMRKAIYRNSPQAVPSTPVIDGSICKKITKDKCGICQTICPTGAIDYTMKETHEVFNVGSIVLATGYDAMDPTPLYEYGFGRFDNVYTALQFERLNNAVGPTEGKIVLKNGEAPKSVGIIHCVGSRDKNYHEYCSRTCCMYALKFDHLIKDKVGHDTKVYNFYIDMRCFGKGYEEFFKRVQEEGVTFIRGRPAEVVEEDDKLVIVGEDTLLGMNVRVPVDMVILCTAMEARKDVTEVARIFGVAQGQDGFFLEEHPKLGPVSTATDGVFLAGACQGPKDIPDAVAHASGGAAQALALAAKGTVSISPTTSWIDPDVCIGCKVCINLCPYSAIEFDERRQISVINEAMCKGCGSCAGYCPSGAAQIKHFNQTQIFNEIDGMLGMMFDLVPPEAEGQRAEAVSDNQPGEA encoded by the coding sequence ATGGGCAACAAAATCGGAGTATACATCTGTCACTGCGGTTCGAACATCGCGGGAAAGGTCGATTGCGAAGACGTGGCCAGGTATGCCGGAAAACTCAAGGACGTGGCGGTCTCTCGAGACTACCAATTCATGTGTTCGGACCCGGGACAGGAAATGGTTATCAAGGATATCCGCGAATATGGGCTCAACAGGGTCGTCGTGGCATCCTGTTCACCGCGTCTGCATGAAAAGACTTTTCAGAAGGCTTGTGCACGGGCTGGGTTAAATCCCTATCTCATGCAACACGCATGTATTCGGGAACATTGTTCATGGACAACCGCTGATCCGGATGAAGCGACAGCTAAGGCCAAGCATATAGTCGAAGCGGCCGTTGATAGAGTGGGCGATCACGAGAAACTCTTTTCACGCGAAGTGGATGTCCTGCCGGATGTCATGGTCGTTGGTGCTGGCATCGCCGGTATTCAGGCCTCTCTTGATATCGCCAAATCAGGACATAAGGTTCATTTGGTTGAAAAAAGTCCGTCAATTGGTGGGCATATGGCCCAGTTCGACAAGACATTTCCTACATTGGATTGTGCAGCCTGTATCTCCACTCCCAAGATGGTAGCGGTATCGCAGGAACCGAACATCAATCTGATGACTTGGAGTGAAGTTGAGGACGTTTCAGGTTTTGTCGGGAATTATACAGTAACCGTGAAGCACAAGCCTCGGTATGTGAACGAAGCTGTCTGTACCGGCTGCGGAGCCTGTCTGGAAAAGTGTCCAACCAAAGCTTTGAACGAGTTCAACGAAGGGCTTTCCATGCGAAAGGCCATTTATCGGAATTCGCCACAGGCCGTGCCGAGTACGCCGGTCATCGATGGTTCTATCTGTAAAAAGATTACTAAAGATAAATGTGGAATATGTCAGACCATATGTCCTACTGGAGCCATCGATTATACTATGAAGGAGACTCATGAAGTCTTTAATGTCGGTTCCATTGTATTGGCTACCGGATACGATGCCATGGACCCGACACCATTGTACGAATACGGCTTTGGTCGATTCGACAATGTGTACACTGCGTTACAATTCGAACGGCTTAACAACGCAGTTGGTCCCACCGAGGGAAAGATTGTCTTGAAGAATGGCGAGGCGCCCAAAAGTGTCGGCATAATTCATTGTGTGGGCAGCCGTGATAAAAACTATCACGAATACTGTTCGCGCACCTGTTGCATGTACGCCCTCAAATTTGACCATCTTATCAAGGATAAAGTCGGACACGATACCAAGGTGTACAATTTTTACATTGATATGAGGTGCTTCGGCAAGGGGTACGAAGAGTTCTTCAAGCGTGTTCAAGAGGAAGGTGTGACCTTTATTCGGGGTCGTCCAGCTGAAGTTGTTGAAGAAGATGACAAGCTGGTGATCGTTGGTGAAGACACCTTACTCGGGATGAATGTGCGTGTACCTGTGGACATGGTCATTCTGTGCACTGCCATGGAAGCGCGTAAAGATGTCACTGAAGTGGCCCGTATATTTGGTGTGGCTCAAGGGCAGGATGGATTCTTCCTTGAAGAACATCCCAAGTTGGGTCCGGTTTCTACCGCGACCGATGGTGTGTTCCTTGCCGGAGCCTGTCAGGGACCAAAAGATATTCCTGATGCCGTTGCTCATGCTTCAGGTGGTGCAGCGCAAGCTCTTGCGCTTGCTGCGAAGGGGACTGTTTCCATATCTCCGACAACTTCGTGGATCGACCCGGACGTCTGCATCGGATGCAAGGTGTGTATTAATCTGTGCCCGTACTCAGCCATCGAGTTTGACGAACGGCGACAGATATCGGTTATCAACGAAGCAATGTGTAAGGGCTGTGGCAGCTGTGCAGGATATTGCCCAAGTGGGGCCGCGCAGATCAAGCACTTCAATCAGACTCAGATATTCAATGAAATCGACGGAATGCTTGGCATGATGTTTGACCTTGTGCCTCCTGAGGCCGAGGGACAAAGAGCTGAGGCAGTCAGTGATAATCAACCGGGCGAAGCCTAG
- a CDS encoding transposase has product MRRKWDARKKAKIVLEGLMGGCVNDLCRSHDLRPGQYYKWRGQFLEQCHQIFEKRPNLSSESELIAENEELKKLVGELTLELTSGKSSR; this is encoded by the coding sequence ATGCGGCGCAAATGGGATGCACGGAAAAAAGCAAAGATCGTCTTGGAAGGCCTTATGGGAGGGTGCGTCAATGACTTGTGTCGCTCCCACGACCTGCGACCCGGACAGTATTACAAGTGGCGAGGGCAATTCCTGGAGCAATGCCATCAGATTTTTGAAAAGCGACCAAATCTTTCGAGTGAATCTGAGTTGATCGCTGAAAATGAAGAACTCAAAAAACTGGTGGGCGAACTGACTTTGGAACTGACCAGCGGCAAGAGCAGTCGTTGA
- a CDS encoding sigma-54 dependent transcriptional regulator, with protein MAEILIIDGDRSFTQALGKALATHGLPTADCDTLSRAMGLLHTGDYKAVLLGDDLADGDSLAYLATIREIPSFPEVIVISRSRNPDMAELAIQNGAWNYITKPLNMQRLLVLIKRVIEYHEERYSGGIRCSLRRSGIIGNSRLLQSCLDTLAHAASSDANVLITGETGTGKELFARAIHKNSERAANPFIVVDCAALPDSLAENLLFGHERGAYTSADRNSVGLVKQADSGVLFLDEVGELPMSLQKVFLRVLEGRSFRPVGGMKEIQSNFRLVAATNRNLEAMVEKADFRRDLFYRLRGIRMQLPPLRSITEDINELTCKFIQHHSKRLKMASKGFSPDFLDALMNYKWPGNIRELQNTIEQALSRAGKESILYPRHLPRAIRAEIARRDMEKGISREEHQDHLRIDPQDFPTLKEYRNLQYEEMEKRYLLNLFEITGGDVKKSCEVAGISRARFYVLIKQHGISRD; from the coding sequence ATGGCCGAGATTCTCATTATTGATGGGGACAGGAGTTTTACTCAAGCCTTGGGGAAAGCTCTTGCAACACACGGTCTGCCGACGGCAGACTGTGATACACTGTCACGTGCGATGGGCCTACTTCACACCGGAGACTACAAGGCTGTACTGCTTGGAGATGATCTTGCGGATGGTGACAGTCTAGCTTACCTCGCAACGATCAGAGAAATTCCGTCCTTTCCTGAAGTCATCGTCATTTCCCGTAGCCGAAATCCTGACATGGCGGAATTGGCCATTCAAAACGGTGCGTGGAATTACATCACCAAACCGCTGAACATGCAGCGACTTCTCGTCCTTATCAAGCGTGTCATAGAATATCATGAAGAACGATATAGCGGTGGCATCCGATGTTCCCTGCGTCGTTCCGGTATCATTGGCAACAGCCGCCTGCTTCAATCCTGCCTGGATACACTGGCTCATGCTGCCAGCTCAGATGCAAATGTTCTTATCACCGGAGAAACCGGGACAGGCAAAGAACTCTTCGCACGAGCCATTCACAAAAACAGTGAACGAGCAGCAAATCCTTTTATTGTTGTTGACTGTGCTGCCCTACCAGACTCTTTGGCAGAGAACCTTCTCTTTGGTCATGAACGCGGAGCATACACTAGCGCAGATAGAAATTCCGTGGGGTTAGTCAAACAAGCTGACAGCGGTGTTCTCTTTCTTGATGAAGTAGGAGAATTGCCGATGTCCCTGCAAAAAGTTTTTCTGCGTGTACTGGAAGGACGAAGCTTTCGTCCTGTTGGTGGCATGAAGGAAATCCAGAGTAATTTTCGTCTTGTAGCAGCAACCAATCGAAACCTTGAGGCCATGGTTGAAAAAGCAGACTTCCGGCGGGATCTTTTTTATCGGCTGCGCGGTATCCGCATGCAACTTCCGCCACTTCGATCAATCACCGAAGACATTAACGAATTGACATGTAAATTCATTCAGCATCATTCCAAACGACTTAAAATGGCGAGCAAAGGATTTTCGCCTGATTTCTTGGATGCACTGATGAACTATAAATGGCCAGGCAACATCCGAGAACTTCAAAACACCATTGAGCAAGCCCTTTCACGAGCTGGCAAAGAATCGATCCTCTACCCTCGTCACCTGCCACGTGCCATCCGTGCGGAAATTGCTCGTCGTGATATGGAAAAAGGAATCAGTAGAGAAGAACATCAGGACCACTTACGTATTGATCCACAAGATTTTCCGACTCTCAAAGAGTATCGAAATCTTCAGTATGAAGAAATGGAAAAACGGTATCTTCTTAATCTATTTGAGATAACCGGAGGAGATGTCAAAAAATCATGCGAAGTCGCAGGAATTTCTCGCGCTCGATTTTATGTCCTCATCAAACAGCACGGAATATCAAGGGATTGA
- a CDS encoding NAD(P)-dependent oxidoreductase: protein MGKHIIEEASRCLQCKKPLCSKGCPISTPINEVIKLLLDGKTYEAGELLFNNNPLSVVCSLICPHENFCEGHCILGKKSSPIQVSDIENYISSYYLEQLQMKKPEHENNGKKIAIVGSGPAGLTVAFILASKGFDVTIFESEDKIGGVLQYGIPDFRLPKSILVKLKKMLERLGVKIRPNMVIGPIITLEDLLRDGYKAIFIGTGVWSPKPLRIKGETLGTVHYAINYLKNPNVYSLGKRVFVIGAGNVAMDVARTARRKGAEEVTVLYRRGEENMSATKYEYEYAKLDGVAFQFYTTPLEILDDGIRCVKTHLEEQDGSMRLVTEEGSEHFLEADTVFIAASQAPRDNLSGIEVGKTGLIITNEDGRTTREGVFASGDVVTGAKTVAEAVNLSKRSAQAIMDYVATLKE, encoded by the coding sequence ATGGGAAAGCATATCATTGAAGAGGCGAGTCGCTGCTTGCAATGCAAGAAACCGTTGTGCAGCAAGGGGTGTCCGATCAGTACCCCAATTAATGAAGTTATAAAACTCTTGCTTGACGGGAAGACATACGAAGCGGGCGAACTTTTGTTTAATAACAATCCGCTATCTGTTGTTTGTTCTCTTATCTGTCCGCATGAAAATTTCTGTGAAGGCCATTGTATTCTTGGCAAAAAGAGTTCTCCTATTCAGGTCAGTGACATCGAAAACTATATCTCCAGTTATTATCTGGAACAGCTTCAGATGAAGAAGCCCGAGCATGAGAATAATGGCAAAAAGATAGCGATAGTTGGTTCCGGGCCTGCTGGCCTTACTGTTGCCTTTATCCTTGCTTCAAAGGGTTTTGATGTGACTATTTTCGAATCCGAAGATAAGATAGGCGGAGTTCTTCAGTACGGCATTCCCGATTTTCGTTTGCCAAAAAGCATTTTGGTCAAACTCAAGAAGATGTTGGAACGGCTGGGTGTTAAAATACGGCCCAATATGGTCATTGGTCCTATTATTACGCTCGAAGATCTTTTGCGTGATGGATACAAGGCAATCTTCATCGGGACCGGTGTGTGGAGTCCCAAGCCTTTACGTATCAAAGGTGAAACTTTGGGAACGGTCCACTACGCGATTAATTATCTCAAAAATCCTAATGTTTATTCTTTAGGCAAGCGAGTGTTTGTTATCGGCGCAGGAAATGTGGCCATGGATGTTGCCAGAACAGCCCGACGCAAGGGGGCGGAAGAGGTCACAGTCCTCTATCGCCGTGGCGAAGAAAATATGTCGGCCACCAAATACGAGTATGAGTATGCCAAACTTGATGGTGTCGCATTTCAATTTTATACTACACCTCTCGAAATTTTGGATGATGGTATTCGATGTGTCAAAACTCACCTTGAGGAACAGGACGGTTCAATGCGTCTTGTGACTGAAGAGGGCAGTGAACACTTTCTTGAAGCGGACACAGTCTTTATTGCGGCCAGTCAGGCTCCGCGAGATAATTTGTCCGGTATTGAAGTCGGTAAAACAGGCCTCATCATAACCAATGAAGATGGCCGAACCACTCGGGAAGGAGTTTTTGCTTCAGGTGATGTTGTCACAGGCGCCAAGACTGTGGCTGAGGCGGTGAATCTCTCCAAACGTTCTGCACAAGCCATTATGGATTATGTCGCAACTTTGAAAGAATAA